Genomic DNA from Papilio machaon chromosome 14, ilPapMach1.1, whole genome shotgun sequence:
ACAGTCTTAtactaaaatcaaataaagtaCAAATTTATCAATGACTTCTGCCTTTAAAATTGAGACAAGTTcatagattattaattttttaaataaataacaatcattaaaaatttccTTACATCATAATTTGTTATAGAGCGATGTATAAAAgtgttatgaataaataaactgttatAACTTTTTTGCTTGCAGAtgatttataatacttaactTCATCTTGAGTTGGAGGAGAGAAAGATGCTTCAAAACTTAACCGACTCGGACATGGTAACGCTTCTACAGGTATATCTATCAATTTCCTGCGATATTCTATTTTGTTACCATTCAATTCGTTATCTTGGTCTTGCATTGTATCTTCGTAAACAGTATCATCTTCAACGTTTACTTCAGTTTCTTCATAACTCTTAtccaaattgttttttaaagacatagtattacctttataaatgttgccattatttttatctctgcCAGTACTGCCGTTTGATTTCGGTTTCATATCACTGATGCAACTGAGACGTGTAAGTGCTACTTTGACTCGCTTACTTCGGGTTTCATTTCTTAGTTTTTGAAGCCAAGCTAGACTGCAATCGCAAGTTAACTTGTTACCTGatgatcaaataaatttacattagaTTTAGGAtaacatgttatttaatacttatttactCTAGGTgcataatgaattttattttgcacgAAGTTCAATCGATACGTTTTCACACTCATAAAAACACCTAAACTATAGACTAAATGTTTGataaaagattaatatttatttagttactttaaaattttaacaaatatatttttacttgacTATTATAAGACCTGAAGCCATAAATGGATACTAAGTATATGGCGAAAGTCTGTTTCTGACAATGGAATAGATAAAAGTTGCTGCAAATAATGACACTTAAagagtaaacaaacaatagatTTCTAGCGCTGTTTCGATCTGAAGAGCGTTTGTGGTTGATAATGTTATAACAAGCACTAGACCAAAGATTTACGACGTTTTACACTTTagaaattactagctgtcgcccgcgactccgtctatgcggattaaaaaaaaacttaatatgtagcctatatgttcttgcAGAATATGCTCtgcgtctgtgccaaatttcatcaagatccgttgagccgtttcggagatacctactaacatccatccatccatctaaacattcgcatttataatatttcagaaAGTATTGCTAAGTTAATGTGTAACAAATGtttatcgaaataaaaaagacagcACTTTTATTTCACTTACCATTTAGAGCTATCAAAgcataatttgatttaaaattttcaattaaattaatcaaagtttCCTCTTTAAAGTAttccaaataattatttcttaggTCCAAAACATACAACTTTTGAACATCGTTGAACACATTGCCATCTAAACTTGCCAACTTATTATCAGCTATAGAAAGTTTTCGCAATTGGGTCAATCCTCCAAAACCTCTTACagaaataaattctatttcaTTGTTGTCAAGATACAATTCATGGAGGCTCCAAAGTTCGGTAAACGCTAAGTCGCCGATcatcattaatttattgtttctcATAtctaaattcattaaattcgAAAGTCCTTGAAAGTTTTCTCTAACTACGACAGCCAACAGGTTGCTACTCAGATCAAGTTTTATAAGATTATTCAAATGCTTGAAACAACCTTCGTGAATTACTTCTATCTTATTCTTcgataaatataatctttgaAGATTGGGAAGATCATAAAAAGTATCTCTTTGTAGTTCACTTATTTGATTTTCTATCAAGCTTACATTCGAGAGCATAATGAGATGTGCAAAGGACATTCTTTCtagtttaactattttattctttGGTAACATTATATCTCGGAGTGAAGTCGAGTTTGTGAAAGCAAATGATGGTATACTTTGAATATTTGCATATTGTATGTTTAGATTTTGAAGTCTCTCTAATCTAACGATTATCTTAGCTGGGATGTAGGTTAAACCACCGTCTGCTCTTACGTTAAAACTTAACTTCTCAATCATAGGttgtgaataaaaatttgacCAGAATGGATCATCTTCTGCGATACCTCCATTGAAGACCCAACAATCTGCTTTCGTAGCTgtctttaatttgatattttcacaATAGCAATGTACTTTTGATACTCTATCTTGtatatcacaaatattaacataatgtGAATATAAACTCTTATCCGTTTTCCATCTTCTTTTATCGCTTTGTCGACTCTccgtaagattaatttttatagtagcaaatgctataattattatcaaatactTAAACGCCATTTTGTAGTTTCCATGCGGTGGAAGATATTCTGAAACAAAGGgaaattttcctttaaatatttctatttctttgttttagtagaaaataaatatcaaatataatttccgaagtaataacaacataacatCTGGTATTTTTAATGCATGAATTTATTGATCACAATACagtttacaacaaaacaagcgcctacaatattttattcgaCACGGAATAAATCTTTGACATAACAGTGAATTTGCGACAAAAAATTGTAAGGTATATTTGACTGCAAGAATCCAATTCAAATATTCATCGATGCAATGCAGCGGGAATTCAAATCAAATGCATGGTTGTTCAACCATTTACCTACGTCGACATGAGTAACATATggacaaaataatttgaaacttATAGTAGAACTAAACcgtatattgttttatactcgtaatattataatgcttACAAAacgataaagtaaaaatattgagTTATTTCGAGCACCTTCGAACATATGT
This window encodes:
- the LOC106708405 gene encoding connectin → MAFKYLIIIIAFATIKINLTESRQSDKRRWKTDKSLYSHYVNICDIQDRVSKVHCYCENIKLKTATKADCWVFNGGIAEDDPFWSNFYSQPMIEKLSFNVRADGGLTYIPAKIIVRLERLQNLNIQYANIQSIPSFAFTNSTSLRDIMLPKNKIVKLERMSFAHLIMLSNVSLIENQISELQRDTFYDLPNLQRLYLSKNKIEVIHEGCFKHLNNLIKLDLSSNLLAVVVRENFQGLSNLMNLDMRNNKLMMIGDLAFTELWSLHELYLDNNEIEFISVRGFGGLTQLRKLSIADNKLASLDGNVFNDVQKLYVLDLRNNYLEYFKEETLINLIENFKSNYALIALNGNKLTCDCSLAWLQKLRNETRSKRVKVALTRLSCISDMKPKSNGSTGRDKNNGNIYKGNTMSLKNNLDKSYEETEVNVEDDTVYEDTMQDQDNELNGNKIEYRRKLIDIPVEALPCPSRLSFEASFSPPTQDEVKYYKSSASKKVITVYLFITLLYIAL